In the Marinomonas algicola genome, one interval contains:
- a CDS encoding transporter substrate-binding domain-containing protein, whose amino-acid sequence MNLSTFFSAAVISATALFTTQSSANDVTLPDLNGQVIVAVTENAYTPLNFIDPKTGNGIGWEYDAFNEIAHRLNAKVDWQLSSWDSMIQAVKQGQFDVGMDGITINDERKKEIDFSMPYMVSQQFMLVREDEGRFEEHTGFANNSDLLIGAQPGTTNFYVAVYNVLDGDENNSRIQLFETFGASVQALKSGDVDMVLMDASSAKGYMGANPGIFKIIGEPLGTEEFGFILTPGSKLTDAINAAIVSMKEDGTLEALNQKWFFDYQH is encoded by the coding sequence ATGAATTTATCAACGTTTTTTTCAGCCGCCGTTATCTCGGCTACCGCCCTATTTACCACTCAATCTAGCGCGAATGACGTGACTTTACCTGACTTAAATGGCCAGGTAATCGTTGCCGTCACCGAAAATGCTTATACCCCCCTAAACTTTATTGACCCAAAGACGGGTAACGGCATTGGTTGGGAATACGACGCTTTTAACGAGATTGCTCACCGACTCAATGCAAAAGTAGATTGGCAGTTGAGCAGCTGGGATTCTATGATACAAGCGGTAAAACAAGGTCAGTTTGACGTTGGTATGGATGGCATCACCATCAATGATGAACGTAAAAAAGAAATCGACTTTTCTATGCCTTACATGGTGTCTCAACAATTCATGTTGGTCAGAGAAGATGAAGGGCGTTTTGAGGAGCATACTGGCTTTGCTAACAACAGCGATTTATTAATTGGGGCTCAACCAGGCACAACTAACTTTTATGTCGCTGTTTACAATGTTTTAGATGGCGATGAGAACAACAGTCGAATCCAATTATTTGAAACGTTCGGCGCGTCTGTTCAAGCATTAAAAAGTGGTGATGTAGACATGGTGCTAATGGACGCCTCATCGGCAAAAGGTTATATGGGAGCAAATCCAGGCATTTTTAAAATCATTGGCGAGCCTCTTGGAACCGAGGAATTCGGCTTTATTCTAACGCCTGGATCAAAATTAACGGACGCCATTAATGCCGCTATAGTCAGCATGAAAGAAGATGGAACACTAGAAGCGCTTAATCAAAAATGGTTTTTT
- a CDS encoding energy-coupling factor ABC transporter permease yields the protein MHIEPELVTGAKLLLSYATATVSFGLIARASLQAIKQDGLNTLLIRSLMSVMAVFVFFELFIHHPVGVSEVHLILGSSLFLLLGPAAAGLGLAGGLLIQGAFFAPIDLPQYGMNVTTLILPLFAMSELAKRIIPRKTKYIDLSYSQTLKLSFAYQGGIIAWVAFWAVYGQGFEASNLSSVATFGAAYFSVILLEPVVDLGLLALAKTLSHFRFVTLFEKRLYSTQE from the coding sequence ATGCATATTGAACCAGAACTCGTTACTGGCGCAAAACTACTCTTAAGCTACGCGACCGCTACGGTCTCATTTGGCCTGATTGCTAGAGCGTCGCTCCAAGCCATTAAACAAGATGGCTTAAACACACTGCTCATCCGCAGTCTTATGTCAGTAATGGCTGTGTTTGTGTTTTTTGAACTCTTTATACATCACCCTGTTGGCGTCTCTGAAGTCCACTTAATTTTAGGTTCTTCTCTTTTCTTATTGCTCGGACCCGCCGCCGCCGGATTAGGATTAGCTGGAGGGCTCTTAATTCAAGGCGCGTTTTTTGCGCCTATCGATCTGCCACAATACGGCATGAACGTAACAACCTTGATATTACCCCTCTTCGCCATGTCAGAGCTGGCTAAACGCATCATCCCCAGAAAGACTAAATATATTGATTTAAGCTATTCTCAAACATTAAAATTATCTTTCGCCTATCAAGGCGGCATTATTGCATGGGTGGCATTTTGGGCGGTTTATGGCCAAGGTTTTGAAGCCAGTAACCTTTCATCCGTTGCAACCTTTGGTGCGGCGTATTTTAGTGTAATACTACTCGAACCTGTAGTAGATCTTGGACTTTTAGCTTTAGCCAAAACACTGAGCCACTTCCGCTTTGTTACTCTCTTTGAAAAACGACTGTATTCTACCCAAGAGTAA